CCATGCCGCGGACCAGTCCGTCCGTGCTGTCCATGGCGACGGTCCGTACGCTGTTTTCGCCGGTATGCTGGGCGACTTCGAGCACCAGGGTCTTTCCGCCCGGTCGGGCAATTTCGAGCGCGGTATAGACCGGCGGAAGTTCTCCGGGTTCAAACTTCACGTCCACCACCGGTCCGATGACCTGCGAAACATGTCCTGTCTTCATGCGTTCCTCCACGTTGGCGCAAAAACGTTCCGCGCCTATCAACTAGAGTGCTTCGGCGCCGCTTACGACTTCCACCACTTCCTTGGTAATCGCATCCTGGCGCGCGCGGTTGTATTTGAGGGTCAAACGGTCTATGACATCGCCCGCATTCTTCGTGGCGGAATCCATCGCCGCCATGCGCGCGCCCTGCTCGCTGGCCGCGGATTCAAGGAAGATGCGGTGCATCTGCACATGGATGTTTTTCACCAACAGCGAGAACAGGATCGCGCTCTCGCCGGGTTCGTAAATATAGGGAATGTCGGCGCCCGGGGATTCCTCGGGCAATTCGTACGGCAGCAGCCTTTCGACAATCACTTTTTGCGAAATGGCCGACTTGAACTCGTTGTACAGGCAGTACACTTCGCCATACCGGCCGTCCACGAAATCGTTCGCGGCCTCTTCGATAATCCGGCCGGAAGCCGTAACCGAGTATTTCTCGAAAACGCCGACATGGGTGGCCCGGATGGTGCAGGGGCGGCGTCGCAACGCCTCGACGCCCTTGCGCCCGATAATAATCAATTCAACCGGCTTGCCCGCGAAATCCTCGCGCAAGACCCGCATCGTCGTATTTACGAGGTTTGAATTGAAACCGCCGCAGAGTCCCCTGTCGGACGTTACCACGATCAACGCCACGGTCTCACTGCGGCCCGGACTCAGTAACGGATGGCTTTCGCGATCGGCGCGTGCCGCAAGGCGTTTGGTCAGATCGCGCATATTGTAGGCATAGGGCCGCGCGCTGACAATGGCGTCCTGTGCGCGGCGCAACTTGGCCGCGGCGACCATTTTCATGGCCTTGGTGATCTTCTGCGTGCTTTTGACGCTGGCAATCCGCCGCCGTATGTCCTGCAGGCTGGGCATTACTCGTGTCCGCCCTCTTTCCAGACGTTTTCGGTAAAGTACTTCACGGCTTGTTCGATTTTTGGCATCAGCGAATCGCTGAGATCGCCGGTTCGCGCAAGTTCATCCTGGAGATCCTTCGCCTGCGTGTCGAAATACGCGTACAATTCCTGCTCGTACCGCGCGATGGCCTGTACCGAAATATTGTCCAGATACCCTTTCGTCGCAGCGAAGATAATCAATACCTGCTTTTCGACCGGCAATGGCTTGTACTGCGGTTGTTTCAGGATTTCGACGAGCCGCGCGCCGCGGTTCAATTGCGCCTGCGTGGCCTTGTCGAGGTCGCTGCCGAACTGGGCAAACGATTCGAGTTCGCGGTATTGCGCCAGATTCAAACGCAACATGCCCGCGACTTTCTTCATAGCCTTGACCTGCGCGGCGCCGCCCACGCGGGACACGCTGATGCCGGGGTTGACTGCCGGGCGCACGCCCGAATAGAACAGGTTGGATTCGAGATAGATCTGGCCGTCGGTGATGGAGATGACGTTCGTCGGGATGTAGGCCGACACGTCCCCGGCCTGTGTCTCGATGATAGGAAGCGCGGTCAACGATCCCCCGCCTCGCGCATCGCTCATGCAGGACGCGCGTTCCAACAGGCGCGAATGCAGGTAGAACACGTCGCCGGGATACGCCTCGCGGCCGGGCGGACGGCGCAGCAACAACGAAAGTTGGCGATAAGCCGCCGCGTGTTTTGACAAATCGTCATAGACGATCAACGCATGCTTGCCGTTGTCGCTAAAAAATTCACCCATCGCGCAGCCCGAATAGGGCGCCAGATATTGGAGCGGGGCGGCTTCCGACGCCGCGGCGCTGACCACGATGGTATAGTCCATCGCGCCGTGCTCGCGCAGTTCCTGGATGACGCGCGCCACGGTTGAGCGTTTCTGGCCGATGGCCACATAAATACAGATACAGTCCTGACCCTTCTGGTTGATGATGGCGTCAAGAGCGATGGCCGTTTTTCCGGTTTGGCGGTCGCCGATGATCAATTCGCGCTGTCCGCGCCCGATGGCCGTCATCGAGTCTACCGCTTTCAATCCGGTCTGAAGCGGACGCTTGACCGGTTGGCGGTCCACGATACCCGGCGCGATGCGTTCGACCGGATTGTACTGCGCGGATTCAATGGGCCCACGTCCATCCACCGGAACGCCCAAGGCATTCACGACACGCCCAATCAGCGCCTCGCCAACCGGAACCGATGCGATACGTCCCGTGCGCTTGACCGTGTCGCCCTCGCACACACGCTCGTATTCGCCGAACAACACCGCGCCGACATTGTCCTCTTCGAGATTGAGGACCATGCCGGTCACGCCGTGATCGAATTCGAGCAGTTCGCCCGCCATGGCCTTCTCAAGGCCGTAGATGCGGGCGATGCCATCTCCCGCGAGAATGACCGTCCCGACTTCGGCGACGTCCACGTTCCACTTGAACCCACTAATCTGCTGGCGGATGATTTGGGTAATCTCGTCCGCGCGCGCCTTAATTTCCATGCGTCATCTCCTCCGTAAGGAGTTTCTGTTTGAGCCGTTCCAATCGCGTTCGTACGCTGAAATCGAAGAATACGCCCCGCATATACACCGCGAGACCGCCGATGATGCCGGGATCCACTTTGCACTTCAGATACACGGTCTTGCCGGAAAACCGCTGCAGGCTGTGCACGAGTTTGGTTTCCAATTCCGGGGTCAGCGGCACCGCCGTCACGACCGACGCCTCGACGCGGTTCAGCCACTCGTTGATATGGCTTTCAAATCGTGACGCAACCTGCGGCAACGCCGCCATGCGGTTGCGCTCAAGCATTGTATGCAAAAGCCGCGACACTTCCGGGGGCGCCGCAAGGGCCTCCAGCACCGCATCGAGCAGCCGGCGCCGGGCCGCCATCTCAATCACGGGATTTTCCATCGCCATCCGGAAATCGGAATTGCCGGCATGAAGCGCCGCCAGCCTGTTGAGCACATGCGAGGCCTCTTCAAGCAGCGCCGAATCGGTAATCGCCCCGCGCAGGGCCCGCGCGTATCGGTCCGCCAGCAACGTTCCTCTCATGACAGTCGTTCCATTAGTTTGGTAAACGTATCCACGTTCTGGTTGAGACGTTCCAGGGTCGCTTCCGTGCGGTAACGGTTCTCGACGGCCGCAATGGCCTGTTCCACAAGTTCCGTCTTGATCGTGCGTTCCGCCCGGTACTGTTCGGCCAGTCGGCGATCGGCGAGTTCCTTTTCGAACTGGGCCTTCGACTGCTCGAACTCTTGATTGATCTTGGCCAGATCCTTTTCGAGCGCCTGATCGGCTTCCTTGATGATCGCCGCCTCGACCTCTTCCCAATGTTCAATCTTGCCCCGGGCTTGCTCCTTGAGACGCGCGGCTTCCTCGCGAGCCTTCGCGGCCTCGTCGAGTTCGGACCGGATTTCCGCAATCTTGCCGTCAAGATAATCGCCAAGCGGCTTGCGCAACGCAAACGCCATCAGGGCGATGAAAACCGCCGAGTTCAGGAAGCGAAAATAAATCGTGTAACGGAACGCGCGCGTCTCCTCGGCGTGGAAACGCGGATTGGCCTCGTAATGTTCGACGAATTCGATCTGTTCCCGTTGATGCTCGTTGACGGGCGGGTGCAGCGCGGGCCTTTCCTCGTACGCCTTGAACCAGTCCGACTTCTTGATCTTAAGGAATTCCTTGTGTTCCTTGCCGAATTCCTTCAGATACGCGCGGGAAAGCCCCGGCGAACGAAACAACGCCACGCCGACGACGGCGCCCGCCACGTAGAGGGCAAGCATGATATACAAGAACTTCTTCGTGCTCATGCCGAATCTCCGTTCAGGGCGGCGAAAAGGGCCTGTGCATTCCTCACAGCAGACTGCCCTCCGCGTCAATTTGGCGATCCATCGCCTCGACTATCCCCGGAAGCAGTTCCGGAAACTTCCCGCGTTCCATCTCAATACGCGCATCCATCGCGGCGCGTTCCGCCGCCACCTCGGCATCCGCCCGGCGCTTCTGCTCCTCGAGAAAGTCACGGTTGCGCTGGTACACCTCATGTCGGGCTTGGTGCAGCCGATGCGCGGCGGCCTGGTGGGCTTCCGCAAGACGGCGGGTGTACACCGAATCCAGTTCCTGCACTTCACGGGTTTCGG
The window above is part of the Candidatus Hydrogenedentota bacterium genome. Proteins encoded here:
- the atpA gene encoding F0F1 ATP synthase subunit alpha, which encodes MEIKARADEITQIIRQQISGFKWNVDVAEVGTVILAGDGIARIYGLEKAMAGELLEFDHGVTGMVLNLEEDNVGAVLFGEYERVCEGDTVKRTGRIASVPVGEALIGRVVNALGVPVDGRGPIESAQYNPVERIAPGIVDRQPVKRPLQTGLKAVDSMTAIGRGQRELIIGDRQTGKTAIALDAIINQKGQDCICIYVAIGQKRSTVARVIQELREHGAMDYTIVVSAAASEAAPLQYLAPYSGCAMGEFFSDNGKHALIVYDDLSKHAAAYRQLSLLLRRPPGREAYPGDVFYLHSRLLERASCMSDARGGGSLTALPIIETQAGDVSAYIPTNVISITDGQIYLESNLFYSGVRPAVNPGISVSRVGGAAQVKAMKKVAGMLRLNLAQYRELESFAQFGSDLDKATQAQLNRGARLVEILKQPQYKPLPVEKQVLIIFAATKGYLDNISVQAIARYEQELYAYFDTQAKDLQDELARTGDLSDSLMPKIEQAVKYFTENVWKEGGHE
- the atpG gene encoding ATP synthase F1 subunit gamma, with product MPSLQDIRRRIASVKSTQKITKAMKMVAAAKLRRAQDAIVSARPYAYNMRDLTKRLAARADRESHPLLSPGRSETVALIVVTSDRGLCGGFNSNLVNTTMRVLREDFAGKPVELIIIGRKGVEALRRRPCTIRATHVGVFEKYSVTASGRIIEEAANDFVDGRYGEVYCLYNEFKSAISQKVIVERLLPYELPEESPGADIPYIYEPGESAILFSLLVKNIHVQMHRIFLESAASEQGARMAAMDSATKNAGDVIDRLTLKYNRARQDAITKEVVEVVSGAEAL
- the atpH gene encoding ATP synthase F1 subunit delta, translating into MRGTLLADRYARALRGAITDSALLEEASHVLNRLAALHAGNSDFRMAMENPVIEMAARRRLLDAVLEALAAPPEVSRLLHTMLERNRMAALPQVASRFESHINEWLNRVEASVVTAVPLTPELETKLVHSLQRFSGKTVYLKCKVDPGIIGGLAVYMRGVFFDFSVRTRLERLKQKLLTEEMTHGN